A stretch of DNA from Candidatus Krumholzibacteriia bacterium:
TCCTTGCACCCCCATATTTAAACATCTTCACATGCAGGACGATGAAGAGAAGGAGCAGAAGCCCCGTGTAGATCATCGTGGTCGACGAAAAGGTCTTCCGACTCTCCCCTCCGGCATTCTTCGACTTCTTGTACTTCACCGGACGGGCCCGGTTCTTGTCAAAGAGAGCCACTGCGACCGCTGCAGTGATGTGTATCAGCAGGAGCAGGATCAGGCCGGCTTCGAAGGCATAGACCAGCATGCCGTGAAGCGCGTGCTCCAGGAAGTGGGCATAGTGGTTCAGGGCATGGGGACCCATGTACAGGGTCAAATTGCCGAGAAGGTGAACGACAAGGAAAAGAAAGAGCGCGAGTCCCGTAAACCCGGTGAGGTACTTCTTGCCCACCGAACTCCAGAACCTAGGACCTTGACTACTCATTGTGAAACGCCCCCGTTTGATTGCGGAT
This window harbors:
- a CDS encoding succinate dehydrogenase cytochrome b subunit, yielding MGKKYLTGFTGLALFLFLVVHLLGNLTLYMGPHALNHYAHFLEHALHGMLVYAFEAGLILLLLIHITAAVAVALFDKNRARPVKYKKSKNAGGESRKTFSSTTMIYTGLLLLLFIVLHVKMFKYGGARIITLPDGTQMKDLYAVVLTAFKDLRITMAYVLMMLLLGFHLRHGFWSAFQSMGWNNRRWMPLLYSLGLVLAILLALGFLMPPLYLYFFVDPVTTGGH